In Curtobacterium sp. L6-1, a genomic segment contains:
- a CDS encoding thiolase family protein — translation MPKTSDVVFVDGVRTPFGRAGEKGVFWKTRADDLAVHAMRGLLDRNSSLDGAAVDDVAVAATTQQGDQGLTLGRTVGMLAGLPKSVPGYAIDRMCAGAMTSVTTLAGAIAFGAADVAIAGGVEHMGRHPMGFNADPNPRFVAERMVAPDALVMGNTAERLHDRFPAITKDRTDAFAVQSQQRYAAAWGAGKLQPDVIPVEVNTGQGWDIVSTDEPPRPGTTLEALAALKTPFRPHGRVTAGNAAGLNDGATMSLLASSAGAAEHGLPTKMRMVSFAFAGVEPEVMGVGPVPATDKALRKAGLSIDDIGLFEINEAFAVQVLAFLDNYGIAQDSPNVNAWGGAIAVGHPLASSGVRLMTQLAAQFAERPDVKYGITTMCIGLGQGGTVIWENPNFSKSAARKAA, via the coding sequence TTGCCGAAGACATCAGACGTCGTGTTCGTGGACGGTGTCCGTACACCGTTCGGCCGCGCCGGTGAGAAGGGGGTGTTCTGGAAGACCCGCGCCGACGACCTCGCGGTCCACGCGATGCGCGGGCTGCTCGACCGGAACAGCTCCCTCGACGGTGCCGCCGTCGACGACGTCGCGGTCGCCGCGACCACCCAGCAGGGCGACCAGGGCCTGACCCTCGGCCGCACGGTCGGGATGCTCGCCGGTCTGCCGAAGTCCGTCCCCGGCTACGCGATCGACCGCATGTGCGCGGGTGCGATGACGAGCGTGACGACCCTCGCGGGAGCAATCGCGTTCGGCGCCGCCGACGTCGCCATCGCCGGCGGGGTCGAGCACATGGGCCGCCACCCGATGGGCTTCAACGCCGACCCGAACCCCCGCTTCGTCGCGGAGCGCATGGTCGCCCCCGACGCGCTCGTGATGGGCAACACCGCCGAGCGCCTGCACGACCGCTTCCCCGCCATCACGAAGGACCGCACCGACGCCTTCGCCGTGCAGTCCCAGCAGCGCTACGCCGCCGCCTGGGGCGCCGGCAAGCTGCAGCCCGACGTCATCCCGGTCGAGGTCAACACCGGGCAGGGCTGGGACATCGTCTCGACGGACGAGCCCCCCCGCCCCGGTACCACCCTGGAGGCCCTGGCCGCGCTCAAGACGCCGTTCCGGCCCCACGGGCGGGTCACCGCCGGCAACGCGGCGGGCCTGAACGACGGCGCGACGATGAGCCTGCTCGCCTCCTCCGCCGGAGCGGCGGAGCACGGGCTGCCGACGAAGATGCGCATGGTCTCCTTCGCGTTCGCCGGGGTCGAGCCCGAGGTCATGGGCGTCGGCCCGGTCCCGGCCACCGACAAGGCACTGCGGAAGGCCGGGCTGTCCATCGACGACATCGGCCTGTTCGAGATCAACGAGGCGTTCGCCGTGCAGGTGCTTGCCTTCCTCGACAACTACGGCATCGCGCAGGACTCCCCGAACGTCAACGCCTGGGGCGGAGCGATCGCCGTCGGGCACCCGCTCGCCTCGAGTGGCGTCCGCCTGATGACCCAGCTCGCGGCGCAGTTCGCCGAGCGTCCGGACGTCAAGTACGGCATCACGACGATGTGCATCGGACTCGGCCAGGGCGGCACCGTCATCTGGGAGAACCCGAACTTCAGCAAGAGCGCGGCACGGAAGGCGGCCTGA
- a CDS encoding HRDC domain-containing protein, which translates to MTDADPAYEDAHAAVHVIESREEYLDAVARIAGGTGPVAVDAERASGYRYSQRAYLIQVFRRGSGSFLFDPIAIGDFSDLQAAILDEEWVFHAASQDLPCLREVGLVPTRIFDTELGARIAGFPRVGLGAVVEQLLGITLAKAHSAADWSTRPLPQAWLVYAALDVELLPDLRDSLADVLENAGKGRIAEEEFAAVLARAPKPPRAEPWRRLSGMNALRGARALAIARSLWQARDAYAQETDIAPGRTIPDAAIVAAAAAAPTSRAELGALKTFTGRASRSELDRWWAAVEEGRSTEDLPRLRGGGEPSLPPPRAWADRNPAADRRYRAARAAVTARAAELDLPLENLLTPETLRLVSWNPPRTVATETVGATLASHDARPWQVEETASIIAHAFEVAADRSVEDPAAAVVAATAPAAAPAPAPASGADPAGAGAGAGAGAGADGVVAPGQVDATPDTARS; encoded by the coding sequence GTGACTGACGCCGATCCCGCCTACGAGGATGCGCACGCCGCCGTCCACGTCATCGAGAGCCGCGAGGAGTACCTCGACGCCGTGGCACGCATCGCCGGCGGCACCGGTCCGGTCGCCGTCGACGCCGAACGCGCGAGCGGTTACCGCTACTCCCAGCGGGCGTACCTGATCCAGGTGTTCCGCCGCGGCTCGGGCTCGTTCCTGTTCGACCCGATCGCGATCGGAGACTTCAGCGACCTGCAGGCCGCGATCCTCGACGAGGAGTGGGTGTTCCACGCCGCGTCGCAGGACCTGCCGTGCCTCCGCGAGGTCGGACTCGTGCCGACCCGCATCTTCGACACCGAACTCGGCGCACGGATCGCCGGCTTCCCCCGCGTGGGGCTCGGCGCGGTCGTCGAGCAGCTGCTCGGCATCACGCTCGCGAAGGCGCACTCCGCCGCCGACTGGTCGACCCGTCCGCTCCCCCAGGCCTGGCTCGTCTACGCCGCCCTCGACGTCGAACTGCTCCCCGACCTCCGCGACTCCCTTGCCGACGTCCTCGAGAACGCCGGCAAGGGACGCATCGCCGAGGAGGAGTTCGCCGCCGTCCTCGCCCGCGCCCCGAAGCCGCCGCGTGCCGAGCCGTGGCGCCGTCTGTCCGGCATGAACGCCCTCCGCGGTGCCCGCGCCCTCGCGATCGCACGGTCGCTCTGGCAGGCGCGGGACGCCTACGCGCAGGAGACCGACATCGCCCCGGGCCGGACCATCCCGGACGCCGCGATCGTCGCCGCCGCCGCTGCCGCCCCGACCTCGCGTGCCGAGCTCGGTGCGCTGAAGACGTTCACGGGCCGGGCCAGTCGCTCGGAGCTCGACCGCTGGTGGGCCGCCGTCGAGGAGGGCCGCTCCACCGAGGACCTGCCGCGCCTGCGTGGCGGGGGTGAGCCGAGCCTCCCGCCGCCCCGCGCGTGGGCCGACCGCAACCCAGCCGCGGACCGCCGGTACCGGGCCGCCCGAGCCGCCGTGACCGCGCGCGCCGCCGAGCTCGACCTGCCCCTCGAGAACCTGCTCACGCCGGAGACCCTCCGGCTGGTGTCGTGGAACCCGCCGAGGACGGTGGCCACGGAGACCGTGGGCGCGACGCTCGCGTCGCACGACGCCCGCCCCTGGCAGGTGGAGGAGACGGCGTCGATCATCGCGCACGCGTTCGAGGTCGCCGCCGACCGGTCGGTCGAGGACCCGGCGGCCGCGGTCGTCGCGGCAACGGCCCCCGCCGCTGCCCCTGCCCCTGCCCCTGCCTCCGGCGCTGATCCTGCCGGTGCCGGTGCCGGTGCCGGTGCCGGTGCCGGTGCCGACGGTGTTGTCGCACCCGGACAGGTCGACGCGACGCCGGACACCGCCCGCTCGTAG
- a CDS encoding alpha/beta hydrolase family protein, with translation MPRRPAAVRPARRSRPGPAGRTARSAGFLALGAGVTAAAFGVAVVAGSVVAVARAVVTPDRKRTERVPITAVDLESRTVTLGRSPDTELQGRYSLWFGGATGHVRVGEVLAVTDTTVTRRIIAVDAGDPTVARRGRWGGWFYLTPGELGVPVEDVDVQTPNGPAPAWVVRAEDPAAPWAVLVHGRGVTRAETIRAVPVFRAAGYSVLLVSWRNDGVAPASADGRYGLGSTEWEDVDAGLDWVAQQGATSVVLMGWSMGGAVVLQTLVRSTLAHLVSGIVLDSAVVDWNAVLKSQSRALRLPRPVRKVAQWVLRTPVLHRIAGLDQPIDLRELDMVARADELHVPILLLHSDDDGFVPSSAAQALAAARPDLVQLEVAHVARHTKLWNHDADWFDARILAWLTEVVAADAR, from the coding sequence ATGCCCCGCCGTCCCGCCGCCGTCCGTCCCGCACGTCGGTCACGGCCGGGGCCCGCTGGACGGACGGCGCGCTCGGCCGGCTTCCTGGCCCTGGGCGCCGGCGTCACCGCCGCCGCCTTCGGCGTCGCGGTCGTCGCCGGCTCCGTCGTGGCCGTCGCCCGCGCCGTCGTCACCCCGGACCGCAAGCGCACCGAGCGGGTCCCGATCACCGCGGTCGACCTGGAGTCCCGGACCGTCACCCTGGGCCGCAGTCCCGACACGGAGCTCCAGGGCCGGTACAGCCTGTGGTTCGGCGGAGCGACCGGGCACGTGCGAGTCGGCGAGGTGCTTGCCGTGACCGACACCACGGTCACCCGGCGGATCATCGCGGTGGACGCCGGCGACCCGACCGTCGCACGGCGCGGACGCTGGGGCGGCTGGTTCTACCTGACCCCGGGGGAGCTCGGCGTCCCGGTCGAGGACGTCGACGTGCAGACCCCGAACGGCCCCGCGCCCGCCTGGGTCGTCCGTGCCGAGGACCCGGCCGCGCCCTGGGCCGTCCTGGTGCACGGTCGCGGCGTCACCCGCGCCGAGACGATCCGCGCCGTGCCGGTGTTCCGGGCTGCCGGGTACTCCGTCCTGCTGGTGTCGTGGCGGAACGACGGTGTCGCGCCCGCGAGCGCCGACGGCCGGTACGGCCTCGGGTCGACCGAGTGGGAGGACGTCGACGCCGGCCTGGACTGGGTCGCCCAGCAGGGTGCCACGAGTGTCGTGCTCATGGGCTGGTCGATGGGCGGCGCCGTCGTCCTGCAGACCCTGGTGCGCTCGACGCTGGCACACCTGGTCTCCGGGATCGTGCTGGACTCGGCCGTCGTCGACTGGAACGCCGTCCTCAAGTCGCAGAGCCGTGCGCTCCGGCTGCCCAGGCCGGTCCGCAAGGTGGCGCAGTGGGTCCTCCGCACCCCGGTCCTCCACCGGATCGCCGGACTCGACCAACCGATCGACCTCCGCGAACTCGACATGGTCGCCCGCGCCGACGAACTCCACGTCCCGATCCTGCTGCTGCACAGCGACGACGACGGGTTCGTCCCCTCGTCAGCGGCGCAGGCCCTCGCCGCGGCACGACCGGACCTGGTGCAGCTCGAGGTCGCCCACGTCGCCCGGCACACGAAGCTCTGGAACCACGATGCGGACTGGTTCGACGCGCGGATCCTGGCGTGGCTCACCGAGGTGGTGGCGGCCGACGCGCGGTGA
- a CDS encoding DUF3000 domain-containing protein: protein MPESRVPDAEPEAFARLRSFVSTGRTRTETTVTEIPSPSRIAPYSIALAADVSGVVHGVDSDLGTGRFIALHDPAEPEGWGGAYRIVTFAQAPLEPEIGVDEFVADVTWSWLVDALDAHGAGYHNASGTATKIISRGYGELAAQGDGAQLELRASWTPLDDDLTPHVQAWEEIVAMLAGLPPTSDGVSLLAPRRLARD, encoded by the coding sequence GTGCCCGAATCCCGAGTCCCCGACGCCGAACCGGAGGCGTTCGCGCGTCTCCGCTCGTTCGTGTCGACGGGCAGGACCCGCACCGAGACGACGGTCACCGAGATCCCCTCGCCGAGCCGCATCGCCCCGTACTCGATCGCCCTCGCGGCGGACGTGTCCGGCGTCGTGCACGGCGTGGACTCGGACCTCGGCACCGGACGCTTCATCGCCCTGCACGACCCCGCGGAGCCGGAGGGGTGGGGTGGCGCGTACCGCATCGTCACCTTCGCGCAGGCCCCGCTCGAGCCGGAGATCGGCGTCGACGAGTTCGTCGCCGACGTCACCTGGAGCTGGCTCGTCGACGCCCTCGACGCGCACGGGGCCGGGTACCACAACGCCTCCGGCACGGCGACGAAGATCATCTCGCGCGGGTACGGCGAACTCGCGGCACAGGGCGACGGTGCCCAACTGGAACTGCGGGCGTCGTGGACGCCCCTCGACGACGACCTGACGCCGCACGTGCAGGCGTGGGAGGAGATCGTGGCGATGCTCGCCGGACTCCCCCCGACCTCGGACGGTGTCTCGCTCCTGGCCCCCCGGAGGCTCGCCCGTGACTGA